Proteins encoded within one genomic window of Episyrphus balteatus chromosome 1, idEpiBalt1.1, whole genome shotgun sequence:
- the LOC129919626 gene encoding uncharacterized protein LOC129919626 isoform X1, producing the protein MENNFSQSQNTNKGKKNRTFNFSKTDKNLNKVCSDVIPKNDDNFSCIKGSFCQNSDIFDGNFRNTQCTSNAVMALCMSQLKSVTTWNTDFIDKILVQGHELHVQSISSFVERFGQPPPSSFYLAADEVLEFFSVENTNFHVEYKLDPFQGYIDESECFFTELNRFFSNELFGVLTVANLSVAVLKNENLICLFDPHSRDQNLNAVTNGVAVLLMFKSIQELVSTFKSSLDSMLKPLFSITPLKIEYESFCENETPWTVKRKSFSFKQKQILEKNKARLRLLRLNETFKAKERRTQIESRKGKNEAILHAIRKMDVKRKKILRSQKDFKNKENDSLLIRMQTRRSLAENRILEKKKDIAKKKILRTEETYKKRENEKLLTRMQTRRSLVENRILEKKKDIAKKRILRTEETYKKRENEKLLTRMQTRRSLVENRILEKKKDIAKKRILRTEETYKKRENEKLLTRMQTRRSLVENRILEKKKDIAKKRILRTEETYKKRENEKLLTRMQTRRSLVENRVLEKKKDIAKKRILRTKETYKKKENARLLTRMQTRRSIPGLKQKEKALNSKQRKEKREHHLYKFREQYYNTLQKKNSLDCQAKLRFIKERSMCPEHICCFCEGLFFAHSVVKYQTNYSKKYFGKEFVESIDKLRSNLSPWTCKTCYRYVQKGVIPKLATTNGLKFIPIPNCIQILSPLEERMVAPFINFMQIRDLKPFALNPQLGMKGSVVNISVEVNDMLQVLPRRFDNMKTIQLKLRRHLDHATNYMFETIRPAVVCDALKYLMTTPLYIKNNIQIDKAYFNQYDKEYDELVEFIVDSNDAQNPQGSLDRFSQGDSMLEEINLDEFKGLPKAKPSTSNKGKRFEEYQVLQQEIHDEVLVIDRNKEAADCIPIIAPGQGKTPVPWHLYPNLEELCFPKIYCGHPLESSNKISYSERAKSIARRNDRRGCVPTKILYMAKKKLEQSCLSNINICLRKSKRTNQVTADNILKKNFVDSLIQHDAGYRILNRIPSSPSYWELKKMQLMAMIRQLGKPTLFLTLSAAESNWPELIQLLSKLLNNQTLSIEEAMSLENCEKTELIRNDPVTCARYFDHKVAKFMKYIKSKNGPFNEFEVLDSYQRVEFQMRGSPHEHMFLWLKNAPVYKLNDEESKSRCTSFIDRFITCEDNPISPYIPYLRHRHSHTCNKGKLNKTKCRFNFPIPVMLETQILEPLPETPVGKEKEELSAILGKIRTQMQHYFEKPSLVPFGEILHSLKITESQYINAIRNSLKNPQVFLKRNSLEVAINSYNKDVLNLFESNIDVQFVLEEYGIANYIVNYISKVDAGLSKLLRDAASDINQGHKNIKDKFRNIANVFLNSNLMSAQEAAYHVLSLPLSKSSRGHVFINTSPIESRLMMLKSNKFLQNLNSDSTDIFVENDFKKYSKRPVKHEELCLADFVANFTHSRRQNDEENENEDNYHLRHNSKIIRYRRYKLAQDPHNYYREQILLFMPWRNEAEEIENIDSKEAYLRNRTLVEANRLKYAIVEDDILDEALEEIRQGNERHECTPSDFLPEPEQIDILEQGGVENKKENLVNRFVSPPKISQERMILLLNKLNKDQREFVMHVYNCFKTKNCLPLNIFLSGSAGVGKSTVINSIFQLITKYFDNRPGAIGDSIKVLLTAPSGKAAFLINGVTLHTAFALPVSQYGGTMPNLSSDIANTIRQKLINLKLLIIDEISMVGSRLLSRVDTRLRQVMGRNEPFGGISIILVGDLNQLPPVFDTFIFKAPQNNDLNVFAETNTLWALFKIFELTKIMRQQNETLFINALNNLATGTMTSEDIQLVKSREVDSTSIPEDVIRLYSTNNDVDEYNSLKLSKAPGEEISATSIDSVLGKVGEAIKKRALEALQKKKLSDLGGLSNIVRLKKNIKYMITTNIDVEDGLVNGACGELKHISMKPNTSEVDKIWILFPPNPQVGLKARQSLNKFIELNDIDRNLVPIERKVHSINVNTVNTYQILRKQFPIVPAEAITIHKSQGQTYDKVCIDLRKSKKIRRSMMYVALSRVTSLTGLFIIGNFSPPNATAEENLILDELRRLRNDCKMNLSFKNFDQKTGLIVAYQNARSLKKNINCVIADHWYSNCDVLVFSETQTLYSDSLNIPGFKLIYRSDQDYKKRKPRGLMCFVKETLSIDTKSIKSATIQIIIDSTKKTHIDLLSFELGEVLVIAGYKSPSASFEDFREQFKDFMNEIRHKLLGKIVLLGDFNINLRNKPNTFLHETLTEWNLRSALPNNTVTTDNNTQIDVIFSNIHPLECGVYESFFSDHKPIYFIFPQE; encoded by the coding sequence atggaaaacaatttttcacaATCTCAAAACACCAATAAggggaaaaaaaatagaacatttaatttttctaaaactgataaaaacttaaataaagtcTGTAGCGACGTTATTCCTAAAAACGATGACAATTTTAGTTGTATTAAGGGGTCTTTCTGTCAGAACAGTGACATATTTGACGGTAATTTTAGAAATACTCAGTGCACCAGCAATGCGGTGATGGCATTGTGTATGTCCCAACTTAAATCCGTGACAACTTGGAACACTGATTTCATCGATAAGATTTTGGTACAGGGACATGAGCTTCATGTTCAATCAATTTCCAGTTTTGTTGAAAGGTTTGGCCAACCGCCGCCGTCATCTTTTTACTTGGCGGCAGACGaagttcttgaatttttttcggtTGAAAATACCAATTTTCATGTAGAATATAAGTTAGATCCTTTTCAAGGCTATATTGATGAGTCGGAATGTTTTTTTACGGAgcttaatcgttttttttccaACGAATTATTTGGTGTTTTGACTGTTGCTAATTTGTCGGTTGCAGTTTTAAAGAacgaaaatttgatttgtttgttCGATCCTCATAGTAGAGATCAAAATCTTAACGCTGTAACAAATGGTGTAGCAGTTCTTCTAATGTTTAAAAGCATACAGGAACTAGTTTCAACCTTTAAATCGTCCTTAGATTCAATGCTAAAGCCTCTATTTAGTATAACTCCATTAAAAATAGAGTATGAGTCATTTTGTGAGAATGAAACTCCGTggacagttaagcgaaaaagtttttcattcaaacaaaaacaaattttagaaaaaaacaaagctaGATTAAGACTTTTACGTTTGAATGAGACATTTAAAGCAAAAGAACGGAGAACCCAAATAGAATCAAGAAAAGGGAAGAATGAAGCAATTCTACATGCGATAAGAAAAATGGACGTAAAACGGAAAAAAATCTTGCGATctcaaaaagattttaaaaataaggaaaatgaTAGTCTTTTAATAAGAATGCAGACAAGGAGAAGTCTAGCTGAAAatcgaattttagaaaaaaagaaggaCATAGCTAAGAAAAAGATTTTAAGGACTGAGGAAACTTATAAGAAAAGGGAAAATGAGAAACTATTGACAAGAATGCAGACAAGACGTAGCCTAGTTGAAAATCGAATTTTAGAAAAGAAGAAGGACATAGCTAAGAAAAGGATTTTAAGGACTGAGGAAACTTATAAGAAAAGGGAAAATGAGAAACTATTGACAAGAATGCAGACAAGACGTAGCCTAGTTGAAAATCGAATTTTAGAAAAGAAGAAGGACATAGCTAAGAAAAGGATTTTAAGGACTGAGGAAACTTATAAGAAAAGGGAAAATGAGAAACTATTGACAAGAATGCAGACAAGACGTAGCCTAGTTGAAAATCGAATTTTAGAAAAGAAGAAGGACATAGCTAAGAAAAGGATTTTAAGGACTGAGGAAACTTATAAGAAAAGGGAAAATGAGAAACTATTGACAAGAATGCAGACAAGACGTAGCCTAGTTGAAAATCGAGTATTAGAAAAGAAGAAGGATATAGCTAAGAAAAGGATTTTAAGGACTAaagaaacttataaaaaaaaagaaaatgcaagaCTATTGACAAGAATGCAAACAAGGCGCAGCATCCCtggattaaaacaaaaagaaaaggcACTCAATTCTAAACAAAGGAAAGAAAAGCGAGAACATCATTTATACAAATTTCGAGAACAATATTACAATACCTTGCAAAAGAAAAACAGTTTAGACTGTCAAGCAAAGCTTAGATTTATTAAAGAAAGAAGCATGTGTCCTGagcatatttgttgtttttgtgaagGGCTATTTTTCGCGCATTCAGTTGTAAAATACCAAACtaattattccaaaaaatattttggaaaagaaTTTGTTGAGAGCATAGATAAATTGAGAAGTAATTTGTCACCGTGGACATGTAAGACTTGTTATAGATACGTCCAAAAAGGTGTTATTCCAAAATTAGCGACCACAAATGGACTTAAATTTATTCCCATTCCAAATTGTATACAAATACTTTCTCCTCTTGAAGAAAGAATGGTTGCGCCCTTCATCAATTTTATGCAAATTCGCGATTTGAAACCCTTTGCCCTGAATCCCCAACTTGGAATGAAAGGAAGCGTTGTCAATATTTCAGTTGAGGTGAATGATATGCTGCAGGTACTGCCACGGCGTTTTGACAATATGAAGACGATTCAGTTAAAACTCAGGCGACATCTTGACCATGCCACAAACTATATGTTTGAGACTATTCGACCAGCAGTTGTGTGTGATGCTTTGAAATACCTCATGACCACACCTCTctatataaaaaacaacattcaaatCGATAAAGCTTACTTTAATCAGTATGACAAGGAGTATGATGAATTAGTTGAGTTCATTGTGGACTCTAATGATGCACAGAACCCACAGGGCTCTCTCGATAGGTTTTCACAAGGTGATAGCATGTTAGAAGAAATTAATTTGGATGAATTCAAAGGGTTACCGAAAGCAAAACCTAGTACATCAAATAAGGGCAAAAGATTTGAAGAGTATCAGGTTTTACAACAAGAGATTCACGATGAGGTCTTAGTTATTGATAGAAACAAAGAAGCAGCAGATTGCATTCCAATAATAGCACCTGGTCAAGGGAAGACTCCAGTACCATGGCACTTATACCCAAATTTAGAGGAACTATGTTTTCCTAAAATTTATTGTGGGCATCCCTTAGAATCTTCAAACAAAATATCTTACTCAGAGAGAGCAAAGTCAATCGCTCGGCGAAATGACAGGCGCGGGTGTGTTCCCACTAAAATTTTATACATGGCAAAAAAGAAACTCGAACAATCGTGTCTctcaaatattaatatttgCCTCCGGAAGAGCAAAAGAACAAATCAAGTGACCGCAgacaatattttaaagaaaaattttgttgattccCTTATTCAACACGACGCAGGGTACAGGATTTTAAACCGTATTCCGTCATCTCCGTCATACtgggagttaaaaaaaatgcaattaatgGCAATGATTCGCCAATTGGGCAAACCTACACTCTTTTTAACTCTGTCTGCTGCCGAATCGAATTGGCCGGAATTAATCCAACTTCTTTCAAAACTATTAAATAACCAAACACTTAGTATTGAAGAAGCCATGTCACTAGAAAACTGCGAAAAAACTGAGCTTATCAGAAATGACCCTGTTACTTGTGCTAGATATTTTGACCATAAAGTTGCCAAATTTATGAAGTacataaaaagcaaaaatggGCCATTCAACGAATTTGAAGTCCTAGACAGTTATCAAAGAGTAGAATTCCAGATGCGTGGTTCACCCCATGAGCACATGTTCTTATGGCTCAAAAATGCTCCtgtttataaattaaacgaTGAGGAAAGCAAGTCGCGATGCACCTCGTTTATTGATAGGTTTATCACGTGCGAAGATAACCCTATTAGTCCCTATATACCCTACCTTCGCCATAGGCATTCGCATACTTGTAATAAGGGaaagttaaataaaaccaaatgcAGGTTTAACTTCCCTATACCAGTTATGCTAGAAACCCAAATTCTTGAACCTCTTCCCGAAACTCCAGTAggtaaagaaaaagaagaacttTCAGCTATTTTAGGAAAAATTAGGACCCAAATGcaacattattttgaaaaaccatCCCTTGTTCCTTTTGGTGAGATACTGCATTCACTCAAAATTACAGAGTCCCAATACATTAATGCGATCAGGAATTCCTTAAAGAACCCCCAAGTATTTTTAAAACGCAACAGTTTAGAAGTTGCAATAAATTCCTACAATAAGGACGTTTTGAATTTGTTTGAGTCGAACATCGATGTTCAGTTTGTCTTGGAGGAATACGGAATAGCTAATTATATTGTGAACTACATTAGCAAAGTGGATGCTGGTTTATCCAAGCTTCTAAGAGATGCTGCATCAGATATTAATCAGGgccataaaaatattaaagacaaATTTAGAAATATCGCGAATGTTTTTCTCAACAGCAATTTGATGTCTGCTCAAGAAGCTGCATATCACGTACTATCTTTGCCATTGTCGAAAAGTAGTAGAGgacatgtttttataaatacaagTCCAATTGAAAGTAGATTAATGATGCTAAAGTCCAATAAGTTTCTTCAGAACCTTAACTCTGATTCCACTgacatttttgtcgaaaatgactttaaaaaatattcaaaaaggcCTGTGAAACACGAAGAATTATGCTTAGCAGATTTTGTTGCGAATTTCACACATTCGCGTAGGCaaaatgatgaagaaaatgaaaacgaaGATAACTATCATTTAAGGCACAATTCTAAGATAATTCGATATAGAAGATACAAATTGGCACAGGATCCACACAATTATTATCGTGAGCAGATACTTTTATTTATGCCTTGGAGAAATGAGGCCGAGGAAATAGAAAATATCGATTCTAAGGAAGCTTATTTGAGGAATAGAACATTAGTTGAAGCGAATAGATTAAAATATGCCATAGTAGAAGACGATATTTTAGATGAAGCACTTGAAGAAATAAGACAAGGCAACGAAAGGCATGAATGCACTCCATCAGATTTTCTTCCTGAACCAGAGCAGATAGATATTTTAGAGCAGGGCGGAgtagaaaataaaaaggaaaatttaGTTAATCGTTTCGTGAGTCCACCCAAAATTTCCCAAGAGCGTATGATTTTACTGCTgaacaaattaaacaaagacCAACGAGAATTTGTAATGCATGtatataattgttttaaaacGAAAAACTGTTTGCCTCTTAATATATTCTTAAGTGGTTCTGCTGGAGTCGGTAAATCTACGGTAATCAACTCCATATTCCAACTAAttactaaatattttgataatagACCGGGAGCAATTGGAGATTCCATAAAAGTTTTGCTAACTGCTCCCTCAGGAAAAGCTGCTTTTTTGATTAATGGGGTGACACTTCATACAGCTTTCGCTCTCCCCGTTTCTCAGTACGGAGGGACCATGCCCAATCTTTCCAGTGATATTGCGAACACGATACGACAAAAGTTAATCAATCTTAAATTGCTTATTATTGATGAAATATCAATGGTTGGAAGTCGTCTTCTAAgtagggtagatacaagactacGACAGGTTATGGGCCGAAATGAACCATTTGGAGGGATTTCCATTATTTTAGTTGGAGACTTGAACCAGTTACCTCCTGTCTTTGACACGTTTATATTTAAGGCACCACAAAATAACGACTTAAATGTTTTTGCCGAAACGAACACGTTATGggcacttttcaaaatttttgagctAACCAAAATCATGCGCCAACAAAATGAAACCTTATTTATAAACGCACTGAATAATCTTGCTACGGGAACAATGACAAGTGAAGATATTCAGCTAGTTAAGAGTCGTGAAGTTGATAGCACTTCTATACCTGAAGACGTAATTCGATTGTACTCAACGAATAATGACGTTGATGAGTATAATAGTTTAAAACTGTCAAAAGCACCGGGTGAAGAAATAAGTGCCACATCCATCGATTCTGTGCTTGGAAAAGTGGGAGAAGCAATTAAAAAACGAGCATTGGAAGCACTTCAGAAGAAAAAGTTGTCTGATTTAGGGGGTCTTTCAAATATAGTACGTcttaagaaaaacataaaatatatgATTACAACAAATATAGATGTTGAAGACGGTTTGGTGAACGGAGCCTGTGGTGAACTCAAGCACATTTCAATGAAACCCAATACGAGTGAAGTAGacaaaatttggattttatttcCACCAAATCCTCAAGTTGGATTGAAAGCCCGACAGtccttaaataaattcatagaaTTAAATGACATAGACCGCAACTTGGTCCCTATTGAAAGGAAAGTTCATTCAATAAATGTGAATACCGTTAACACATACCAAATTCTTAGAAAACAATTTCCAATAGTTCCAGCAGAAGCCATAACAATTCATAAAAGCCAAGGCCAAACATACGATAAAGTGTGCATCGATctgagaaaatcgaaaaaaatcagaAGATCTATGATGTACGTTGCGTTAAGTAGAGTAACATCTTTGACAGGGCTTTTTATAATTGGTAATTTCTCACCACCAAATGCTACAGCcgaagaaaatttgattttggatGAGTTAAGACGTCTTAGAAATGATTGTAAAATGAATTTgtcgtttaaaaattttgaccaaAAAACCGGCTTAATTGTTGCTTACCAAAATGCTCGTTCTCTTAAAAAGAACATAAATTGCGTTATAGCCGATCACTGGTACTCAAATTGTGATGTTTTAGTTTTTTCCGAAACTCAAACACTTTATTCAGATTCTTTGAATATACCGGGATTTAAACTAATTTATAGGTCAGATCAGGATTATAAAAAGCGTAAGCCCAGAGGATTAATGTGTTTTGTAAAGGAAACCTTATCAATTGACACAAAGAGCATCAAATCGGCTACAATACAAATAATTATAGATTCGACAAAGAAAACTCATATTGATTTGCTCTCATTTGAATTAGGTGAAGTTTTAGTTATCGCAGGTTATAAATCTCCTTCGGCTTCATTTGAAGACTTTAGGGAACAATTCAaagattttatgaatgaaataagACACAAATTACTTGGAAAAATCGTTCTGTTGGGAGATTTTAACATCAATTTAAGAAATAAGCCGAACACATTTCTCCATGAAACTTTGACGGAATGGAATCTTAGATCCGCACTACCTAACAATACAGTTACTACAGACAACAATACCCAAATTGATGTCATATTTTCAAACATACATCCACTAGAGTGTGGAGTGTATGAAAGCTTCTTCTCAGATCATAAACCAATTTACTTTATATTTCCACAAGAATAA